Proteins encoded within one genomic window of Fusarium musae strain F31 chromosome 4, whole genome shotgun sequence:
- a CDS encoding hypothetical protein (BUSCO:EOG09262ESR), with product MNSLARKTASSELAFTRASAHVSSAGRSPAYRRLASQLSQNASNNGARQQSSMLSGSVRSPLRSSFVPAELRYSPTYTAQSRLFHLSSRLHQEKPQAEQKPSTAAPTDAKEKKPTEAETESEAKPEEEQSKKTEDGEKAGKDGKEEAEGEGEGKDNEKKKEDAPPPPPHGDKTPWQVFMETMNTEFQKSQEWNESTKQIAASANQFAESEGVRRAREAYEKSTGAVSSTLGKGAKVTAGAIGKGASWTWDTSVVKGVRKAANVTGDAVDKATQPIRNTEAYKNVKNVIDDGSSSRYGGWVEKEERRKRREALDKQRGYKAAAPMEEDINAGTSVTVHKDAAWKEAWRDFRDQNKYVQGLFSLRGKYEESENPLVSTARSITDRIGGFFAENETAMVIKKFRSMDPNFQTEPFLQELREYILPEVLDAYVKGDAETLKLWLSAAQYSVYEALTKQYLQAGMKSDGKILDIRNVDILRARMLDPGEVPVFIITCRTQEVHVYRNAKTNELAAGMEDKVQLVTYAIGITRVPEDVNNPETRGWRLIEMQKSGRDWY from the exons ATGAACTCCCTCGCAAGAAAGACGGCCTCCTCGGAGCTCGCCTTTACACGGGCTTCTGCTCATGTCTCATCCGCTGGCAGATCTCCCGCCTACCGAAGATTAGCATCCCAGCTCTCTCAGAATGCCTCCAACAACGGTGCGAGACAACAAAGCTCAATGCTTTCCGGCTCAGTTCGATCGCCATTGAGGTCTTCTTTTGTCCCCGCCGAGCTTCGTTACTCCCCCACTTATACCGCTCAATCTCGTCTCTTCCACCTTTCCAGCCGCTTACACCAAGAGAAGCCTCAAGCTGAACAAAAACCCTCAACTGCTGCACCCACCGAcgcaaaagagaagaagcccacTGAAGCTGAAACCGAGTCTGAGGCCAAGCCCGAGGAGGAGCAATCCAAGAAGACCGAGGATGGCGAGAAGGCCGGGAAGGATGGAAAAGAAGAGGccgagggtgagggtgagggcaAGGataatgagaagaagaaggaggatgctcccccccctcctcctcatggTGACAAGACCCCCTGGCAGGTTTTCATGGAGACCATGAACACTGAGTTCCAGAAGTCGCAAGAATGGAACGAATCGACCAAGCAGATCGCTGCGTCTGCTAATCAATTCGCTGAGAGTGAGGGTGTGCGACGTGCTCGCGAGGCTTACGAGAAGTCCACTGGTGCTGTTTCCTCGACTCTTGGAAAGGGTGCCAAGGTCACTGCTGGTGCCATTGGCAAGGGtgcttcttggacttgggaTACCTCTGTTGTCAAGGGTGTTCGTAAGGCCGCTAATGTCACGGGAGATGCTGTGGACAAGGCCACCCAGCCCATTCGAAACACAGAGGCTTACAAGAATGTCAAGAATGTCATTGACGATGGCAGCTCTTCGCGATACGGTGGCTGggtcgagaaggaggagcgCAGGAAACGCCGAGAGGCACTTGACAAGCAGCGGGGTTACAAGGCGGCTGCGCCCATGGAAGAGGACATTAA CGCTGGCACCAGTGTTACCGTTCACAAGGACGCTGCTTGGAAGGAGGCTTGGCGAGATTTCCGCGACCAGAACAAGTATGTGCAAGGACTCTTCAGCTTGAGGGGAAAGTATGAGGAGTCTGAGAACCCCCTTGTATCGACCGCTCGAAGTATTACCGACCGCATCGGAGGCTTCTTCGCCGAGAACGAGACTGCCATGGTCATCAAGAAGTTCAGATCCATGGACCCCAACTTCCAGACAGAGCCTTTCCTCCAGGAGCTCCGAGAGTACATTCTTCCCGAGGTGCTGGACGCTTACGTCAAGGGTGACGCCGAGACACTGAAGCTGTGGCTTTCTGCCGCCCAGTACTCTGTGTACGAGGCCCTCACCAAGCAATACCTACAGGCTGGCATGAAGTCGGACGGAAAGATCCTGGACATTCGAAATGTCGACATTCTACGAGCCCGCATGCTCGATCCCGGTGAGGTTcctgtcttcatcatcacctgcCGCACGCAAGAGGTTCACGTCTACCGCAATGCCAAGACGAACGAGCTCGCTGCCGGTATGGAGGACAAGGTCCAGCTGGTCACATACGCCATTGGTATCACACGAGTACCAGAAGATGTCAACAACCCTGAGACAAGGGGCTGGCGTCTGATTGAGATGCAGAAGAGTGGACGAGACTGGTACTAA
- a CDS encoding hypothetical protein (EggNog:ENOG41~BUSCO:EOG092654QZ) has product MSRSLTSRLAAQSLLQSSRATVPKSSFQIARSLSQTKPNRDDKPRRAPSRPSTASLLENIYGPSETSKTRPSPNNAMANLSQSLVFQTLDKSSNIDTSTLSRDTRRQAEAKEDDLEPYHFHIYSHKHNTHITCTKPNREPIISLSAGNIGFRKSRRGLFDSAYSLTKYVLERLIHNGWPMKMNRLEIVLRGFGQGREAALKVLMSPEGKVLRDKIVRVADSTRIKFGGTRSEKPRRL; this is encoded by the coding sequence ATGAGTCGCTCATTGACAAGTCGCCTCGCGGCGCAATCGCTCCTTCAATCCTCCCGAGCCACCGTCCCAAAGTCGTCATTTCAAATCGCTCGCTCCCTCTCCCAGACAAAGCCGAACCGCGATGATAAACCCAGAAGGGCCCCCAGCCGACCCAGTACGGCCTCGCTGTTAGAGAACATCTACGGCCCCTCAGAGACGTCCAAGACAAGACCCTCCCCCAACAATGCCATGGCCAACCTCTCCCAAAGCCTTGTCTTCCAGACACTTGACAAGTCTTCCAACATCGATACGAGCACACTCTCCAGAGACACCCGTCGACAGGCCGAGGCAAAGGAGGACGATCTCGAGCCATACCACTTCCACATCTACTCTCACAAGCACAACACCCACATCACTTGCACCAAGCCCAATCGAGAACCAATTATCTCTCTGTCTGCCGGCAACATTGGTTTCCGCAAGTCTCGCCGTGGCCTATTCGATTCCGCCTACTCCCTCACCAAGTATGTCCTGGAGCGATTAATCCACAACGGCTGGCCCATGAAGATGAACCGACTAGAAATTGTGCTACGAGGTTTCGGTCAGGGACGAGAGGCTGCTCTGAAGGTTCTGATGAGCCCCGAGGGTAAGGTCTTACGAGACAAGATTGTTCGTGTAGCCGACTCGACTAGAATCAAGTTTGGTGGTACCAGGAGTGAGAAGCCTAGACGTCTATAA
- a CDS encoding hypothetical protein (EggNog:ENOG41~MEROPS:MER0324208) — MPRHKKSSSVSRSHRSTLSLSKTEITIHVYDLLPPGRLSSVLWTVGASLLHSGVVINGREYAYGGHDKRGLTGVYWTKPRTEPPGGTFRCEILHGFTLATEDEINATLQSASEEFLGTSYNLLTKNCNHFTSYLCKRLTGQSGPAWLNRAASIGVALPCVVPRDWIEPPEYDTSEGALLDDYDNSNDDSSHTLKKPTDPHLLMEDNDSNEYDEWDSAEERRRGGSGKGKQALRDSAGRRLPPAERAIR; from the exons ATGCCGCGTCACAAGAAGAGCTCTTCGGTGAGCAGATCTCACCGCTCAACATTATCCTTATCCAAAACTGAGATCACTATACATGTCTATGATCTGCTGCCG CCCGGCCGATTATCGTCGGTATTATGGACAGTGGGCGCCTCACTACTCCATTCGGGTGTCGTGATCAACGGGAGGGAATACGCCTATGGTGGACATGATAAAAGAGGCCTCACAGGTGTATACTGGACAAAGCCCCGGACCGAACCGCCCGGAGGCACATTTCGATGCGAGATCCTGCACGGATTCACTCTTGCGACAGAAGACGAGATTAATGCGACTCTACAATCTGCATCTGAGGAGTTTCTGGGCACTTCATACAATCTTCTGACCAAGAATTGCAATCACTTCACCTCTTATCTTTGCAAGAGACTTACAGGACAGTCAGGGCCAGCATGGTTAAACCGTGCGGCCAGCATTGGGGTTGCGCTCCCTTGTGTCGTCCCTCGAGATTGGATTGAACCACCCGAATACGACACCAGCGAAGGTGCGCTGTTGGATGATTACGACAATTCGAACGACGACAGCTCTCATACGTTGAAGAAACCGACGGACCCCCATCTGCTCATGGAAGACAACGATAGCAACGAATATGATGAGTGGGACAGCGCAGAAGAAAGACGGCGAGGCGGCAGCGGGAAGGGTAAGCAAGCCCTCCGCGATTCCGCCGGGCGTCGTTTACCACCAGCTGAGAGGGCCATCCGATAA
- a CDS encoding hypothetical protein (BUSCO:EOG09262JWJ) has product MPPKKQVVEEKIPLGRPGNNLKSGIVGLANVGKSTLFQAITKSNLGNPANFPYATIDPEEARVVVPDDRFDWLVEKYKPKSVVPANLTVYDIAGLTRGSSTGAGLGNAFLSHIRAVDAIFQVVRCFDDAEIIHIEGDVNPTRDLDIISEELRLKDIEFVEKALENQKKKTRMGGQSLEQKKAKQEQETIEKILDWLNQGKDVRKGTWGPKEIEVINPLFLLTAKPVVYLVNLSEKDFIRKKNKHLPKIVEWINENAKGDPLIPVSVSYESRLTQFETEAEAKEEQKNVGADSVLPKVILQMRKTLQLGSFFTVGPDEVRQWTIRTGTKAPQAAGVIHTDFEKTFIQALVFNYNTLKELGDESEVKAKGKIMTKGKEYVVEDGDILHIKAGAAKS; this is encoded by the exons ATGCCTCCTAAGAAGCAAgtcgtcgaggagaagatccCTCTGGGCAGGCCTGGAAACAACTTGAAGAGTGGTATT GTCGGTCTGGCCAACGTCGGCAAATCTACTCTCTTCCAGGCCATTACCAAGTCTAACCTCGGTAACCCAGCT AACTTCCCCTATGCCACCATCGACCCTGAGGAAGCCCGCGTCGTCGTTCCCGATGACCGGTTCGACTGGCTCGTCGAGAAGTACAAGCCCAAGTCCGTTGTTCCCGCCAACTTGACCGTTTACGATATCGCCGGTCTGACCCGCGGCTCATCAACCGGTGCTGGTCTTGGAAACGCTTTCTTGTCGCACATTCGCGCCGTCGATGCCATCTTTCAGGTTGTTCGTTGTttcgatgatgctgagatcaTCCACATTGAGGGTGACGTGAACCCCACCCGTGATCTTGACATCATCAGCGAGGAGCTGCGACTCAAGGATATTGAGTTCGTTGAGAAGGCCCTCGagaaccagaagaagaagacccgTATGGGTGGCCAGTCTctggagcagaagaaggccaagcaagAACAGGAAACCATTGAGAAGATCCTAGACTGGCTCAACCAGGGCAAAGATGTCCGCAAGGGTACCTGGGGCCCCAAGGAG ATTGAGGTCATCAaccctctcttcctcctgactGCCAAGCCCGTTGTCTACCTCGTCAACTTGTCCGAGAAGGACTTCATccgcaagaagaacaagcatCTTCCCAAGATTGTCGAGTGGATCAACGAGAATGCCAAGGGCGACCCTCTTATTCCCGTCTCCGTCTCTTACGAGTCTCGTCTTACACAGTTCGAGACCGAGgctgaggccaaggaggagcAGAAAAACGTCGGAGCCGACTCTGTTCTGCCCAAGGTCATTCTTCAGATGCGCAAGACCCTTCAGCTTGGCAGCTTCTTCACCGTCGGACCTGATGAGGTTCGACAGTGGACCATTCGAACTGGCACCAAGGCGCCTCAGGCTGCCGGTGTCATCCACACCGATTTCGAGAAGACCTTCATCCAGGCTCTCGTCTTCAACTACAACACCCTAAAGGAGCTCGGTGACGAGTCcgaggtcaaggccaagggcaagaTCATGACCAAGGGTAAGGAATACGTCGTCGAGGACGGCGATATCCTGCacatcaaggctggtgcCGCCAAGAGCTAA